A stretch of Henckelia pumila isolate YLH828 chromosome 4, ASM3356847v2, whole genome shotgun sequence DNA encodes these proteins:
- the LOC140864037 gene encoding ATP-dependent Clp protease proteolytic subunit 6, chloroplastic isoform X2, whose amino-acid sequence MEISAIATPLNFAAASLRHRSSSSPSCYQRILGLRPVVSALSSSYGDSSVLGFTSRTSGLPSKIDQNDIFADYSNGVIEAKKGNPPIMPAVMTPGGPLDLSTVLFRNRIIFIGQPVNSQVAQRVISQLVTLATIDEQSDILLYLNCPGGSTYSILAIYDCMSWIKPKVGTVCFGVAASTGALLLAGGEKGMRYAMPNARLMVHQPQSGCGGHVEDVRRQVNEAVQSRHKIDKMYAAFTGRTLEEVQMYTERDRFLSVSEALEFGLIDGVLETEY is encoded by the exons ATGGAGATATCGGCAATTGCGACACCATTGAACTTCGCTGCAGCTTCTCTTCGTCATAGAAGTTCTTCCTCGCCATCATGTTATCAGAG AATTTTGGGGTTGAGACCTGTAGTTTCAGCTCTGTCTAGCTCCTATGGTGATTCTTCGGTTCTCG GATTTACTAGTAGAACAAGCGGATTGCCATCAAAGATTGACCAGAATGATATTTTTGCTGATTACAG taATGGCGTTATAGAAGCCAAAAAGGGAAATCCGCCCATCATGCCTGCGGTGATGACCCCAGGTGGACCTTTGGATCTTTCTACAGTATTGTTCAGAAATCGTATAATCTTCATTGGGCAGCCAGTTAACTCACAGGTGGCTCAGCGAGTTATATCACAACTAGTAACTTTGGCGACAATAGATGAACAATCAGATATTTTG CTTTATCTGAACTGCCCGGGCGGCAGCACCTACTCTATCTTAGCAATATATGACTGCATGTCCTGG ATTAAGCCGAAGGTTGGTACAGTATGTTTTGGAGTAGCTGCAAGTACAGGTGCTCTTCTTCTTGCTGGCGGAGAAAAGGGAATGCGGTATGCCATGCCAAATGCCCGTCTTATGGTGCATCAACCACAAAGTGGGTGTGGG GGTCATGTCGAAGATGTACGGCGCCAAGTAAATGAAGCAGTTCAATCCCGTCAT AAAATTGACAAAATGTATGCTGCATTTACTGGACGAACTCTTGAGGAGGTGCAAATGTACACAGAGAGAGACCGGTTCTTGTCTGTGTCTGAG GCTTTGGAGTTTGGGCTAATTGATGGGGTGCTGGAAACTGAGTACTAA
- the LOC140864037 gene encoding ATP-dependent Clp protease proteolytic subunit 6, chloroplastic isoform X1 — MEISAIATPLNFAAASLRHRSSSSPSCYQRILGLRPVVSALSSSYGDSSVLAGFTSRTSGLPSKIDQNDIFADYSNGVIEAKKGNPPIMPAVMTPGGPLDLSTVLFRNRIIFIGQPVNSQVAQRVISQLVTLATIDEQSDILLYLNCPGGSTYSILAIYDCMSWIKPKVGTVCFGVAASTGALLLAGGEKGMRYAMPNARLMVHQPQSGCGGHVEDVRRQVNEAVQSRHKIDKMYAAFTGRTLEEVQMYTERDRFLSVSEALEFGLIDGVLETEY, encoded by the exons ATGGAGATATCGGCAATTGCGACACCATTGAACTTCGCTGCAGCTTCTCTTCGTCATAGAAGTTCTTCCTCGCCATCATGTTATCAGAG AATTTTGGGGTTGAGACCTGTAGTTTCAGCTCTGTCTAGCTCCTATGGTGATTCTTCGGTTCTCG CAGGATTTACTAGTAGAACAAGCGGATTGCCATCAAAGATTGACCAGAATGATATTTTTGCTGATTACAG taATGGCGTTATAGAAGCCAAAAAGGGAAATCCGCCCATCATGCCTGCGGTGATGACCCCAGGTGGACCTTTGGATCTTTCTACAGTATTGTTCAGAAATCGTATAATCTTCATTGGGCAGCCAGTTAACTCACAGGTGGCTCAGCGAGTTATATCACAACTAGTAACTTTGGCGACAATAGATGAACAATCAGATATTTTG CTTTATCTGAACTGCCCGGGCGGCAGCACCTACTCTATCTTAGCAATATATGACTGCATGTCCTGG ATTAAGCCGAAGGTTGGTACAGTATGTTTTGGAGTAGCTGCAAGTACAGGTGCTCTTCTTCTTGCTGGCGGAGAAAAGGGAATGCGGTATGCCATGCCAAATGCCCGTCTTATGGTGCATCAACCACAAAGTGGGTGTGGG GGTCATGTCGAAGATGTACGGCGCCAAGTAAATGAAGCAGTTCAATCCCGTCAT AAAATTGACAAAATGTATGCTGCATTTACTGGACGAACTCTTGAGGAGGTGCAAATGTACACAGAGAGAGACCGGTTCTTGTCTGTGTCTGAG GCTTTGGAGTTTGGGCTAATTGATGGGGTGCTGGAAACTGAGTACTAA
- the LOC140865157 gene encoding uncharacterized protein isoform X1, whose product MLKVDFVRLVVFLQWIESAILDLGDEMQKICVRIGSCRHIGLRFLWLIMHLVVSIWYFLLSLVKALESFLISSGFLKSYRDLDISKVQYLAVVIDSEEAAHTTKVLHLLRWLEAIGIKKVCLYDTEGVLKKSKEALTLWLKSEKISKETTSDPLLEQKYMSLEVISFSDGKHAVARAANFLLEKHYSGTEKPNLTESDMTVALGAIGYGEPEPDLMLIYGPARCHLGFPAWRIRYAEMVYMGPLKAMKFGSLVKAIYRFTTVRQNYGK is encoded by the exons ATGCTGAAGGTTGACTTCGTTCGTTTGGTCGTGTTTCTTCAGTGGATTGAATCAGC AATATTGGACTTGGGGGATGAAATGCAGAAGATATGTGTCCGTATTGGCTCG TGTCGCCATATCGGACTTCGTTTTCTCTGGCTCATTATGCATCTGGTCGTGAGTATATGGTACTTCCTGTTGAGTCTGGTCAAGGCACTTGAGAGTTTCCTTATCTCCAGTGGCTTCCTGAAGAGTTATAGAGATCTTGACATCAGTAAAGTTCAGTACCTGGCAGTTGTTATAGATAGTGAAGAAGCGGCTCACACTACAAAAGTTCTTCACCTATTGAGGTGGCTTGAAGCTATTGGAATAAAGAAAGTGTGTCTATATGACACAGAAG GAGTGCTGAAGAAATCTAAAGAAGCCCTCACTCTGTGGCTGAAAAGTGAAAAGATCTCAAAG GAAACTACGAGTGACCCACTTCTTGAGCAGAAATATATGAGTTTGGAAGTAATTTCTTTTTCAGATGGAAAACATGCAGTTGCCAGAGCAGCTAATTTTCTTCTAGAGAAGCATTATTCCGGTACGGAGAAGCCAAATTTGACGGAATCTGATATGACCGTTGCTCTTGGAGCTATAG GTTATGGAGAACCAGAACCAGATCTCATGTTGATTTATGGGCCTGCAAGATGTCACCTGGGATTTCCAGCTTGGAGAATTCGTTATGCTGAGATGGT GTACATGGGACCATTGAAGGCTATGAAATTTGGTTCCCTCGTAAAAGCCATTTATAGGTTCACAACGGTTCGTCAAAACTACG GTAAATGA
- the LOC140865157 gene encoding uncharacterized protein isoform X2: MHLVVSIWYFLLSLVKALESFLISSGFLKSYRDLDISKVQYLAVVIDSEEAAHTTKVLHLLRWLEAIGIKKVCLYDTEGVLKKSKEALTLWLKSEKISKETTSDPLLEQKYMSLEVISFSDGKHAVARAANFLLEKHYSGTEKPNLTESDMTVALGAIGYGEPEPDLMLIYGPARCHLGFPAWRIRYAEMVYMGPLKAMKFGSLVKAIYRFTTVRQNYGK; this comes from the exons ATGCATCTGGTCGTGAGTATATGGTACTTCCTGTTGAGTCTGGTCAAGGCACTTGAGAGTTTCCTTATCTCCAGTGGCTTCCTGAAGAGTTATAGAGATCTTGACATCAGTAAAGTTCAGTACCTGGCAGTTGTTATAGATAGTGAAGAAGCGGCTCACACTACAAAAGTTCTTCACCTATTGAGGTGGCTTGAAGCTATTGGAATAAAGAAAGTGTGTCTATATGACACAGAAG GAGTGCTGAAGAAATCTAAAGAAGCCCTCACTCTGTGGCTGAAAAGTGAAAAGATCTCAAAG GAAACTACGAGTGACCCACTTCTTGAGCAGAAATATATGAGTTTGGAAGTAATTTCTTTTTCAGATGGAAAACATGCAGTTGCCAGAGCAGCTAATTTTCTTCTAGAGAAGCATTATTCCGGTACGGAGAAGCCAAATTTGACGGAATCTGATATGACCGTTGCTCTTGGAGCTATAG GTTATGGAGAACCAGAACCAGATCTCATGTTGATTTATGGGCCTGCAAGATGTCACCTGGGATTTCCAGCTTGGAGAATTCGTTATGCTGAGATGGT GTACATGGGACCATTGAAGGCTATGAAATTTGGTTCCCTCGTAAAAGCCATTTATAGGTTCACAACGGTTCGTCAAAACTACG GTAAATGA